The Fusarium musae strain F31 chromosome 10, whole genome shotgun sequence genome window below encodes:
- a CDS encoding hypothetical protein (EggNog:ENOG41) — MAQPLSKLKKQRLTEPEDGDFKMTWQLWLAIMSFQLGYMSTLFSTSMTSTIMAEINADIGPSTSYTWMAYAQLFSCSVLCPSFGRLSDVYGRRNFLIAGNIIGAIGCVVAATAHEVRTVIIGAAFIGVGNAIQELALTCLSELVPRRSRFLATGLLQASVFPASVFGPVIAFRIVKDGSWRGTFWLTFALDLVACALTILFYTPAHQYQPVEGKTELQRFLGLDWFGNFLFIAGITLLGTGLLTGGEQFPWKSATVITLMIVGGLLLVTLLLWEMYTKVKETFFPREFFTSIRGSAILIQAAAFFGMAYYSTYTLWPKQVAMLYTHDTIAVGWYVSAFGAGGCLAGPIVGYLITQFGHARWVLTGNLAIFTACLGAQAIVTPGSDVASTVLVALIGFCVTSVTVAAIAMIQLDVPHNYIGTATGVAITCRSMGGAIGLVVYSSVLSSRFTSNLPSKAGIPLAMAGVDPKTIPGILQALLSGNLKDPALQSVPPNILAIAVKGIKSAFASALRITFLSSISFAAVALVFVAFSADVNHLMTRQVDVRLAGDKRSGITARNSSLSEPHTTE, encoded by the exons ATGGCACAGCCGTTGAGCAAGTTGAAAAAGCAACGTCTCACA GAACCCGAAGATGGCGACTTCAAGATGACTTGGCAGCTATGGCTAGCCATTATGTCATTCCAACTCGGCTACATGTCGACACTCTTTTCGACATCCATGACCTCCACGATCATGGCGGAAATCAACGCAGATATTGGCCCTAGCACAAGCTACACTTGGATGGCATACGCTCAACTCTTCAGCTGTTCCGTTCTTTGTCCCTCCTTCGGACGTCTAAGCGACGTCTATGGCCGCCGCAATTTCCTTATAGCAGGCAACATCATTGGTGCAATTGGATGCGTGGTGGCTGCGACTGCGCATGAAGTCAGGACTGTGATTATTGGAGCTGCCTTCATTGGCGTGGGCAACGCGATACAGGAGTTAGCACTGACGTGCCTCTCCGAGTTGGTGCCCAGAAGATCGAGATTCTTGGCTACCGGTCTTCTTCAGGCATCGGTATTCCCTGCCTCAGTGTTCGGACCCGTGATTGCGTTTCGCATTGTCAAGGATGGATCGTGGCGTGGTACCTTCTGGCTGACCTTCGCCCTCGATCTCGTGGCCTGCGCCCTCACAATACTGTTCTATACGCCGGCTCATCAGTATCAGCCAGTCGAAGGCAAGACAGAGCTTCAGCGGTTTCTTGGTCTCGATTGGTTCGGGAACTTCCTTTTCATCGCCGGCATTACCCTGCTTGGTACCGGCTTGTTAACTGGAGGCGAACAATTTCCTTGGAAATCTGCTACAGTTATCACATTGATGATCGTGGGCGGTCTATTATTAGTGACCCTGCTTCTCTGGGAGATgtatactaaagtaaaggaaaccTTCTTCCCCAGGGAGTTCTTTACTTCTATTCGAGGCAGTGCCATCCTCATTCAAGCCGCTGCCTTTTTTGGTATGGCTTACTACTCGACATACACGCTTTGGCCCAAGCAAGTTGCCATGCTCTACACTCACGACACCATTGCAGTCGGATGGTACGTATCTGCATTTGGTGCAGGTGGCTGTCTTGCTGGTCCCATCGTAGGATACCTTATAACCCAATTCGGACACGCACGCTGGGTACTTACGGGAAACCTCGCGATCTTCACGGCTTGTTTGGGGGCCCAAGCTATTGTCACCCCAGGTTCCGATGTTGCGTCAACAGTACTCGTAGCACTGATTGGCTTCTGTGTGACGTCTGTCACGGTTGCAGCAATCGCTATGATCCAGTTGGACGTACCACATAATTATATCGGCACTGCAACGGGAGTCGCAATCACTTGTCGTTCCATGGGAGGGGCTATAGGACTTGTAGTCTACTCGTCGGTCCTCTCTTCACGATTCACCTCCAATCTCCCCTCTAAGGCGGGTATCCCCCTTGCCATGGCTGGTGTAGATCCAAAGACCATTCCCGGCATTCTTCAGGCCCTTCTGAGTGGCAACCTTAAGGACCCTGCACTTCAAAGTGTCCCTCCAAACATTCTCGCCATTGCAGTCAAGGGTATTAAGTCTGCTTTCGCGTCTGCCTTGCGCATCACGTTTCTCAGCAGTATCTcctttgctgctgttgctcttGTATTTGTGGCGTTCAGTGCTGATGTCAATCATCTTATGACAAGACAAGTAGATGTTAGATTGGCAGGAGATAAACGGTCAGGCATAACTGCTAGAAACAGCTCACTCTCTGAGCCTCATACGACTGAGTAA
- the AAD14 gene encoding putative aryl-alcohol dehydrogenase aad14 (EggNog:ENOG41) → MDMTLPPEPKTELGRYRILSSTAGVRVAPLAFGAMSIGQAWGSELGSMNEEDSFKLLDAYVDAGGNFIDTANNYQNEESETYIGKWVAARGNRDLLFLATKFTNCYRTHDLGQGKTVNYGGNHKKSLRLSVADSLRKLQTDYIDLLYVHWWDWTTSIEELMDSLHILVEQGKVLYLGISDTPAWIVSAANIYAKMHGKTPFSVYQGRWNLMVRDLERDIIPMARHFGMAICPFDVLGGGQLQTAKQLEERKRTGDKGRGNNQREEARKVSAALEKVAAEHNTESIQQIALAYVRQKTRNVFPIVGGRKVEHLHDNIKALSIHLTSEQISFIESINDFDTGFPLNFIGDDPKETGRQKHMMEVLTGAKITW, encoded by the coding sequence ATGGATATGACACTGCCCCCAGAGCCCAAGACCGAACTCGGTCGTTACCGCATATTGTCCAGCACGGCCGGAGTACGTGTTGCTCCCCTTGCGTTTGGCGCTATGTCCATTGGACAAGCCTGGGGATCAGAGCTGGGCTCTATGAATGAAGAGGACTCATTCAAACTGTTGGACGCATATGTGGACGCAGGTGGAAACTTCATTGATACCGCCAACAATTATCAAAACGAAGAGTCAGAGACATACATCGGCAAATGGGTCGCTGCGCGTGGTAACAGGGACCTTTTGTTTCTTGCTACAAAATTCACCAATTGCTACCGTACACATGATCTCGGACAGGGAAAAACTGTCAACTATGGTGGAAACCATAAGAAATCTCTGAGACTGTCTGTTGCCGACTCGCTTCGCAAGCTTCAGACAGATTATATCGATCTTCTCTATGTGCATTGGTGGGACTGGACCACCTCCATTGAGGAACTGATGGACTCTCTCCATATCCTCGTGGAACAGGGAAAGGTgctctacctaggtatctcAGATACACCAGCTTGGATTGTCTCTGCTGCCAACATCTACGCAAAGATGCACGGCAAAACCCCCTTCTCTGTTTATCAGGGCCGCTGGAATCTCATGGTGCGCGATCTAGAGCGAGATATCATCCCCATGGCCCGTCACTTTGGCATGGCCATTTGTCCATTTGACGTCCTCGGCGGCGGCCAACTGCAGACCGCCAAGCAGCTTGAGGAACGTAAGCGGACGGGCGATAAGGGTCGTGGCAACAatcaaagagaagaggctcGCAAGGTCAGCGCAGCCTTGGAAAAGGTAGCTGCTGAGCACAACACCGAGAGCATCCAGCAGATTGCGTTAGCATATGTCAGGCAGAAAACAAGGAACGTGTTTCCCATCGTTGGTGGTCGCAAGGTCGAGCATTTACACGATAACATCAAGGCATTGAGTATTCACTTGACGAGTGAGCAGATCAGTTTTATTGAGAGTATCAACGATTTTGACACCGGCTTCCCTTTGAATTTCATTGGAGATGATCCTAAGGAGACGGGCAGACAAAAGCACATGATGGAGGTTCTAACTGGTGCCAAGATCACGTGGTAG
- a CDS encoding hypothetical protein (EggNog:ENOG41) gives MDWSNGERWINVNSQRVRKTIAKRVKLASDKGGNAISPHNTNAYDEDTGFSLSEDDEINYIGFLADEAAKYQMSIGVDIGAIAVDLQDIASFFIGGTCDDSSGGSDNSDGSDNSDGSDGNSWDSEDPNSCDFWQGLQDSGIPVFSTDGGDFKKFKI, from the exons ATGGACTGGTCGAACGGTGAGAGATGGATCAATGTGAACAGTCAAAGGGTTCGAAAAACAATCGCCAAGCGTGTCAAGCTGGCGTCCGACAAGGGCGGCAATGCCATCAGCCCCCATAATACGAATGCCTAT GATGAGGACACTGGTTTCAGCCTATCCGAAGACGACGAAATTAATTACATCGGGTTTCTGGCCGACGAAGCAGCTAAATACCAGATGTCAATTGGTGTTGACATCGGGGCCATCGCGGTCGATCTACAAGATATTGCGTCTTTCTTTATCGGCGGGACTTGCGACGATAGCAGTGGCGGTAGTGATAACAGCGATGGCAGCGATAACAGCGATGGAAGTGATGGCAATAGTTGGGACTCGGAAGATCCTAATAGTTGCGACTTCTGGCAGGGGCTCCAGGATTCCGGAATCCCTGTATTCAGCACTGACGGCGGAGATTTCAAGAAATTCAAGATTTAG
- a CDS encoding hypothetical protein (EggNog:ENOG41~MEROPS:MER0000344), with the protein MLYQTVVSLGLATIALALPKDKDSKALAASKFIIALKPTTKIDLDLHARWVSDVHGQALAHHGVESSGIDKTFSFPGFRGYSGSFDEDTIEIIKANSSVLHVEPDQTFTIASPVTQQSPPWSLSAISNANPPSSKASYTYDSTAGAGTFVYVLDSGIFLEHEEFQGRAVFGADTSGISSKKQHGTLVAAIVNGATYGVAKKATVVDVQVLGDDSGSSSGILAGLSWAVNDVVSKNRAGKAVINMSLSGSNSVIFNEAVQKAIDAGIPVVAAAGNANDDASKSSPGNQPNVITVAASNKNYQRWAWSNWGSACDIFAPGEEITSAWPTSASATYIASGTSEASPHVAGIVAYLLALEGSRTPAQIWSRLKELAIKDKITDVKGVPNLLVYNGIGK; encoded by the exons ATGTTGTATCAGACAGTCGTATCACTGGGTCTTGCTACCATTGCCCTTGCTCTTCCTAAAGACAAGGATAGCAAGGCCCTCGCGGCCAGCAAATTTATCATCGCACTCAAGCCAACTACCAAGATAGACCTTGATCTGCACGCTCGATGGGTGTCGGATGTGCACGGACAGGCCCTCGCCCACCACGGCGTCGAGTCTAGTGGAATTGACAAGACGTTTAGTTTTCCTGGCTTTAGAGGATACTCCGGTTCGTTTGATGAGGATACCatcgagatcatcaaagCCAATTCCAGT GTCTTGCATGTTGAACCTGATCAGACCTTTACTATCGCATCACCAGTCACACAGCAATCTCCTCCCTGGAGTCTATCCGCAATTTCCAATGCCAATCCCCCGTCTTCGAAGGCATCGTATACCTACGATTCGACAGCTGGGGCAGGGACATTTGTCTATGTTCTAGACAGCGGCATCTTCCTCGAGCATGAAGAATTTCAAGGCCGCGCTGTTTTCGGAGCAGATACCTCAGGCATTTCCAGCAAGAAGCAGCACGGCACGCTTGTCGCTGCTATCGTCAACGGTGCCACATACGGAGTTGCCAAGAAGGCGACTGTTGTGGATGTACAGGTTTTGGGCGATGATAGCGGTTCGTCTAGCGGTATTCTGGCTGGTCTTAGCTGGGCGGTCAACGACGTGGTGTCCAAAAACCGCGCTGGCAAGGCTGTGATCAACATGAGCCTGTCAGGAAGTAACTCAGTCATCTTCAACGAGGCGGTACAAAAGGCGATTGACGCTGGAATTCCCGTCGTCGCAGCCGCGGGGAATGCCAATGACGATGCTTCAAAAAGCAGCCCCGGCAACCAACCCAACGTTATCACCGTCGCAGCCAGCAACAAAAACTATCAGCGATGGGCATGGTCTAACTGGGGGTCAGCCTGTGACATCTTTGCTCCAGGCGAAGAAATCACATCGGCTTGGCCCACGTCTGCTTCGGCAACGTACATTGCAAGCGGCACGTCAGAGGCTTCTCCGCATGTTGCAGGTATTGTTGCCTATCTTTTGGCACTGGAAGGTTCGCGCACGCCAGCTCAGATTTGGTCGCGACTTAAGGAGCTGGCGATCAAGGATAAGATCACAGATGTCAAGGGGGTTCCAAACCTATTGGTATACAACGGGATTGGCAAATAG
- a CDS encoding hypothetical protein (EggNog:ENOG41) translates to MDGSRPSSRTRKRQHSNDEVILPRPPRSDTQSRQKKRGAEIRSPTDDIVAEPETQPEAVPEPELEPEPKAEPEPELDHDMEMDVDDRNPNGDAGEETNTETNRNLSGKNKKTLEEAIAASARRIEEARNNLKEYEDHLHIEREDLKVIDALRSEASESHEVAIQEWRDAVLQADTKQNELQQFQNLAQSFSRDTQAALEQHSQSLRQLSDQAIEVEKYAEDELRARRREFCILEDKKDTKEGIIKKISARIRRYQDDIDAEEVKHQRLLAEHYLELLSNDIIQGISIADISYAKILEIKLERDQRIWYERRQMD, encoded by the exons ATGGATGGCAGCAGACCGTCTTCTCGAACGAGGAAGAGGCAACACTCGAATGACGAAGTGATACTTCCGCGACCTCCACGCTCAGACACGCAGTCGCGCCAGAAGAAGCGCGGGGCTGAAATCAGATCGCCGACTGATGACATCGTGGCTGAGCCTGAGACCCAACCTGAGGCCGTCCCTGAACCTGAGCTTGAGCCTGAGCCCAaagctgagcctgagcccgaGCTGGACCATGACATGGAGATGGATGTGGATGATAGGAATCCTAACGGCGATGCTGGGGAGGAAACAAACACAGAGACGAACAGGAACCTAAGCggaaaaaacaaaaaaacacTTGAA GAAGCCATCGCAGCCTCAGCTCGTCGCATCGAAGAAGCACGGAATAATCTCAAAGAATACGAGGATCATCTACACATCGAAAGAGAAGACTTGAAAGTGATTGACGCCTTGCGATCAGAAGCATCAGAGTCTCACGAAGTTGCCATACAAGAATGGAGAGACGCCGTCCTGCAAGCAGACACAAAACAGAACGAACTCCAACAGTTCCAAAACCTCGCCCAATCCTTCTCACGCGATACGCAAGCTGCCTTGGAGCAACACAGCCAAAGCCTACGACAACTAAGCGACCAAGCGATTGAAGTAGAAAAGTATGCTGAAGACGAACTCCGAGCACGGCGTCGTGAATTTTGTATCCTTGAGGATAAGAAAGATACAAAGGagggcatcatcaagaagatatCGGCAAGGATCAGGCGATATCAAGATGATATTGATGCGGAGGAGGTGAAACATCAGAGGTTGCTTGCGGAGCATTACCTGGAGCTTTTGAGCAATGACATTATACAGGGGATTTCTATTGCTGATATATCTTATGCGAAGATTCTGGAAATTAAGTTGGAGCGGGATCAGAGAATTTGGTATGAACGGAGACAGATGGATTAA